In Aureibaculum algae, the following are encoded in one genomic region:
- a CDS encoding alpha-amylase family glycosyl hydrolase, translating into MKKTLLLLLLFVSSYTFAQVQNVTYTITPSPFEETDKITITVTDVNLTTWGVTDIYLWAWSTASGSQTDSPTNGTWTSSNEAQKMTKSGDSYSITLTPSTFYGRTGITSIGFLVKAKDGTGDKKSQDNVVNVGTITVPTVTEAPVPAGMLDGFNLDASDNTKATLVLYAPDKQFVNLIGSVNNWTRDDTNYLLKKDSSKDRFWIELTGLTPQTNILYQYLVDGLIRIADPYSTTILDESNDQYISSTTYPNLPAYPTGLTTHAVTLLRTGDAPYAWQNTNFQAPAKTDLVIYELLIRDFDALHSFDAVKARLDYLQDLGINAIELMPVSEFDGNESWGYNPSFHMALDKYYGSPTAFKQLIDECHTRGIAVVLDVVYNHASGQNPFYRMWNTDNGGYGGQASTDSPFFNQEATHAYSVFNDFNHSKQATKDYVKRTTQYWIDEYKIDGFRWDLTKGFTQNCTSSDEGCTGSYQADRVAVLKTYADYQWEIDTDFYVIFEHLGGNTEETEWANYRLNEGKGIMLWSNLNGNYSEATMGYNADGKSDISWIDYHERGWSVPSNVTYMESHDEERVMYKNLEFGNSSGSYSTKTLATALDRMELAGAFYFTIPGPKMIWQFGELGYDIGIDEGGRTGNKPILWNYYTEPDRKAIYDTWAKLIKLKKQVPIFKTGNFDLNVANSNGLKKIHLTNDDSNPDVKHITIIGNFGLTTQIISPEFQQTGTWYDLLNDNESITVVSVSAPISLLPGEFKVYGTSAVTLGVENVSINDLVSIYPNPITDTFKINTATNKVAIYDISGRMVKSFNGNFEQNKSFDISNLRPAIYLVKLQSELGFATKKLIKK; encoded by the coding sequence ATGAAAAAAACACTACTCTTATTATTACTATTTGTCAGTAGCTATACTTTTGCCCAGGTGCAAAATGTAACCTACACAATAACACCTTCTCCATTTGAAGAAACCGACAAAATAACAATAACGGTTACCGATGTAAATCTAACAACATGGGGGGTAACTGACATCTATCTTTGGGCCTGGTCAACTGCAAGTGGTAGTCAAACCGACTCTCCTACAAATGGTACTTGGACGAGCTCTAACGAAGCTCAAAAAATGACCAAGAGCGGCGATAGTTATTCCATTACGTTAACTCCAAGTACTTTTTACGGTAGAACCGGAATAACGAGTATTGGATTTCTAGTTAAAGCTAAAGATGGTACAGGCGATAAAAAATCGCAAGATAATGTAGTAAATGTAGGGACTATTACGGTGCCAACAGTTACCGAAGCTCCAGTACCAGCAGGAATGCTAGACGGCTTCAATCTCGATGCATCTGACAACACAAAAGCAACTCTAGTATTATACGCACCAGATAAACAATTTGTCAATCTCATTGGCTCGGTGAATAATTGGACACGTGATGACACCAATTATCTACTAAAAAAAGACAGTTCAAAAGATCGCTTCTGGATAGAACTTACAGGCTTAACTCCTCAAACTAATATTCTTTACCAATATTTAGTTGATGGATTGATACGAATTGCAGATCCATATTCTACTACCATTTTAGATGAAAGTAATGACCAATACATCAGCAGTACAACCTACCCCAACTTACCAGCTTACCCAACAGGGTTAACCACACATGCTGTAACATTATTAAGAACTGGAGACGCACCATATGCTTGGCAAAACACAAATTTTCAAGCTCCAGCAAAAACCGATTTGGTGATTTATGAATTACTCATAAGAGATTTTGATGCCTTACATAGCTTTGATGCTGTAAAAGCAAGATTAGATTATCTTCAAGATTTAGGAATTAACGCAATTGAATTAATGCCAGTAAGTGAATTCGATGGTAATGAAAGCTGGGGATACAACCCTTCATTCCATATGGCATTAGACAAATATTATGGATCTCCAACTGCTTTTAAACAACTTATTGACGAATGCCATACCAGAGGAATTGCTGTTGTGTTAGACGTTGTGTATAATCATGCTTCAGGCCAAAACCCTTTTTATAGAATGTGGAATACCGATAATGGCGGTTATGGTGGACAAGCATCTACAGATAGTCCATTTTTCAATCAAGAAGCAACACATGCTTATAGTGTGTTTAATGACTTTAACCATAGTAAACAAGCCACGAAAGATTATGTAAAACGTACTACTCAATATTGGATTGATGAATACAAAATTGATGGTTTTAGATGGGATTTGACCAAAGGCTTTACGCAGAATTGTACTTCTTCAGATGAGGGATGTACCGGGAGCTATCAAGCTGACCGAGTTGCAGTACTAAAAACATATGCAGATTATCAGTGGGAAATAGACACTGATTTCTATGTTATTTTTGAACATTTAGGAGGAAATACAGAGGAGACAGAATGGGCAAATTATCGTTTGAATGAGGGTAAAGGCATAATGCTTTGGAGTAACCTTAACGGAAATTATAGTGAAGCTACAATGGGTTATAACGCTGATGGAAAATCAGATATTTCGTGGATAGATTACCACGAACGAGGCTGGTCAGTTCCTTCCAATGTCACCTATATGGAAAGCCATGATGAAGAACGTGTGATGTATAAAAACCTAGAATTTGGTAATTCAAGCGGTAGCTATAGTACAAAAACCTTAGCCACAGCCTTAGATCGTATGGAATTGGCAGGTGCCTTTTATTTTACAATTCCAGGTCCGAAAATGATTTGGCAATTTGGCGAATTAGGTTATGACATAGGTATTGACGAAGGAGGAAGAACAGGGAATAAACCTATATTATGGAACTATTATACTGAACCTGATCGAAAAGCAATTTACGATACTTGGGCAAAATTAATAAAGCTTAAAAAACAAGTTCCCATTTTTAAAACAGGCAATTTTGATTTAAACGTAGCTAATTCAAACGGACTAAAAAAGATTCATTTAACAAATGATGATTCAAATCCCGATGTAAAACACATTACTATTATTGGAAACTTTGGTTTAACTACACAAATTATAAGTCCTGAATTTCAACAAACCGGAACTTGGTATGACCTTTTAAATGATAATGAATCAATAACTGTAGTTAGTGTAAGTGCACCAATAAGTTTACTACCAGGAGAATTTAAAGTGTATGGAACAAGTGCAGTCACTTTAGGTGTTGAAAATGTCTCAATTAATGATTTGGTAAGTATTTATCCAAACCCAATAACAGATACATTTAAAATTAACACTGCAACTAATAAAGTAGCTATTTATGATATTTCAGGTCGAATGGTAAAATCATTTAACGGAAATTTTGAGCAAAATAAAAGTTTTGATATTTCTAATTTAAGACCTGCCATTTATTTAGTTAAATTGCAGTCAGAATTAGGTTTTGCAACAAAAAAACTAATAAAGAAATAA
- a CDS encoding SusE domain-containing protein has translation MKNIFYKLLILVVAPLLAVSCDDKDAFAELNSNAVVTANLSNSSVVLEASNADAEALTITWSEPDFGYKAAPSYTIYLDNAGDNFGKPEKISAGKELQKTLTVSELNAILLKLELEQGSPADVEVKVVAELGDYNGIESSAVMLNATAYQDKLDLSTTWGLVGSATVNGWDGPDMPFFQTETADVYVAYVTLVDGAIKFRENNSWDNNYGDTDADGSIEPNGTDITIEAGTYKITLDLAANTWSKELFTWGLVGSATTNAWDGPDMPLEYDPYSDTWKAIVTLVEGEIKVRKNNTWGGDYGDVDSDGILDQEDGNNIAVTAGTYLVTVNLKDLSYSLESIDVWGIVGSATPNAWDGPDTKFKLDYSQENVWYLNNMTLIDGEIKFRQNDAWDVNYGDIDGDKILDTDDGNNIVVTAGTYNFTLDFSNPDSPTYTME, from the coding sequence ATGAAAAATATATTTTATAAATTATTGATCTTAGTTGTAGCTCCACTTCTCGCAGTGAGTTGCGATGACAAGGATGCTTTTGCTGAGTTAAATTCAAACGCTGTTGTAACTGCAAATCTATCAAATTCGAGCGTGGTTTTAGAGGCTTCGAATGCGGATGCAGAAGCCTTAACAATTACTTGGTCAGAACCTGATTTTGGTTATAAAGCAGCTCCTTCTTACACAATTTATTTAGATAATGCTGGAGATAATTTCGGTAAACCTGAAAAAATTTCTGCAGGTAAAGAATTGCAAAAAACCTTAACGGTATCAGAATTAAATGCCATTTTATTGAAATTAGAATTAGAGCAAGGGTCGCCAGCTGACGTTGAAGTAAAAGTTGTAGCTGAATTAGGTGATTATAATGGTATAGAATCTAGTGCTGTTATGTTAAATGCCACAGCATATCAAGATAAATTAGATTTATCTACTACTTGGGGACTTGTAGGTTCAGCAACAGTAAACGGTTGGGATGGACCAGATATGCCTTTCTTTCAAACAGAGACTGCAGATGTTTATGTCGCCTATGTAACTTTAGTTGATGGTGCTATTAAATTTAGAGAAAACAATTCATGGGATAACAATTATGGTGATACTGATGCAGATGGCTCAATAGAACCAAATGGTACTGATATAACCATTGAAGCTGGAACCTACAAGATTACGCTAGATTTAGCAGCAAATACTTGGTCTAAAGAATTATTTACTTGGGGCTTAGTTGGATCTGCCACAACAAACGCATGGGATGGTCCTGATATGCCACTCGAGTATGATCCTTATTCAGATACTTGGAAAGCTATTGTCACCTTAGTTGAAGGAGAAATTAAAGTTCGTAAAAATAATACTTGGGGTGGTGATTATGGAGATGTAGATAGTGATGGTATTTTAGATCAAGAAGATGGCAATAATATTGCGGTAACTGCTGGTACTTATTTGGTTACAGTAAACCTTAAAGATCTATCTTATAGTTTAGAGTCTATTGATGTTTGGGGTATTGTTGGTAGTGCCACTCCAAATGCATGGGATGGACCCGACACTAAATTCAAATTGGATTATAGTCAAGAAAATGTATGGTATCTAAACAACATGACCTTAATTGATGGAGAAATTAAATTTAGACAAAATGATGCTTGGGATGTTAATTATGGTGATATAGATGGTGATAAAATTTTAGATACTGATGATGGAAATAATATTGTTGTCACTGCTGGAACATATAATTTCACTTTAGACTTTAGTAATCCTGACAGTCCTACCTATACTATGGAATAA
- a CDS encoding hydroxypyruvate isomerase family protein yields the protein MQRRNFLKKTALASSFALASTSLFPLNSNNKGIKKEIFPLKFAPHEGMFENLAGKAISEQLNFIADQGFTAFEDNEMRNRTVVEQEAIAKIMQKRDLEMGVFVAHKIYWKEPNLASGNKEKRAEFLAEITASVEVAKRVNAKWMTVVPGHVDLRQNMDFQTEHVIEALKQASAILEPHNITMVLEPLNFRDHPGLFLSESPQAYQICKAVDSPSCKILFDIYHQQIQEGNLIPNIEQSWDEIAYFQIGDNPGRKEPTTGEINYKNIFKFIHSKNYTGILGMEHGNSMKNKEGESAVINAYKEVSKF from the coding sequence ATGCAACGTAGAAACTTCCTTAAAAAAACGGCACTAGCAAGTTCTTTTGCGTTGGCGAGTACTTCCTTATTTCCTTTGAATAGTAATAATAAGGGTATTAAAAAGGAAATCTTTCCCTTAAAATTTGCTCCACATGAAGGAATGTTTGAAAATTTAGCAGGTAAAGCTATTAGTGAACAACTTAATTTTATAGCAGATCAGGGGTTTACTGCCTTTGAAGATAATGAAATGCGAAATCGAACTGTAGTTGAACAAGAGGCTATTGCCAAAATAATGCAAAAGCGAGATCTTGAAATGGGGGTGTTTGTGGCACATAAAATTTATTGGAAAGAACCTAATTTAGCGTCGGGAAATAAAGAAAAAAGAGCTGAGTTTTTAGCTGAAATTACAGCTTCTGTAGAAGTTGCAAAAAGAGTAAATGCGAAATGGATGACTGTTGTGCCAGGTCATGTAGATTTACGTCAAAATATGGACTTTCAGACAGAACATGTCATAGAGGCTTTAAAGCAAGCTTCGGCTATTTTAGAACCCCATAATATAACGATGGTTTTAGAGCCGTTAAATTTTAGAGATCATCCAGGTTTGTTTTTATCTGAATCGCCACAGGCATATCAAATTTGTAAAGCTGTAGATTCACCATCGTGTAAAATATTATTCGATATATACCATCAACAGATTCAAGAAGGTAACCTTATTCCAAATATAGAACAATCTTGGGATGAAATAGCCTATTTCCAAATTGGAGATAACCCAGGTAGAAAAGAGCCAACTACGGGTGAAATAAATTATAAAAATATTTTTAAATTTATTCATTCAAAGAATTATACCGGAATATTAGGAATGGAGCATGGAAATTCAATGAAAAATAAAGAAGGGGAATCTGCAGTGATTAATGCCTATAAAGAAGTTTCAAAATTTTAA
- a CDS encoding Gfo/Idh/MocA family protein: protein MSKKSKSTRRSFIKKSAVIATGISIIPRHVMGQGFVPPSDKLNIAGIGAGGKGTSDIASFAKSPFVNIVSLCDVDDRQAVKSRESFPNASYYNDFREMLEKEGKNIDAVSVSTPDHNHAVAAYMAMQMGKHVYVQKPLTHDIWEARMLTEAAKKYKVVTQMGNQGGSGDGVRKMKEIYDTGIIGDVHTVKCWTNRAIWPQALQTPTKKHRTPKGLNWDLWLGTAEMRDYNDAYLPFDWRGWSDFGTGALGDMACHIMDPVYRILPILYPNKVECSVSDSFKGKFETADYPKSFPNSSKIHLSYPRTDGKGSIKVSWMDGGLLPERPDELGDDEALGNWDGGVLFIGSKGKLLADCYGANPRLLPLSLNEQFEVEQTIARVPEGHYLQWVNACIAGYGNAETSSSFDYAGPFTESILIGNLALKAYFEVDPKADKGSFWGGSKYNGRKRLLWDAENMRVTNFEAANKYVKRNYREGWKL, encoded by the coding sequence ATGAGTAAAAAAAGTAAATCAACCAGACGATCATTTATTAAAAAGTCAGCTGTAATAGCTACTGGAATTAGTATCATACCGAGACACGTTATGGGTCAAGGATTTGTTCCACCAAGTGACAAATTAAATATTGCTGGTATTGGTGCAGGAGGAAAAGGAACAAGTGATATTGCTTCTTTTGCCAAAAGTCCCTTTGTTAATATCGTTTCTCTTTGTGATGTAGATGATAGACAGGCGGTTAAATCACGAGAATCTTTTCCTAATGCTAGTTATTACAACGATTTTAGGGAAATGCTAGAGAAAGAAGGTAAGAATATTGATGCTGTTTCTGTTTCTACTCCAGACCACAATCATGCCGTTGCCGCATATATGGCAATGCAAATGGGTAAGCATGTTTATGTTCAAAAACCGCTTACACATGATATTTGGGAAGCAAGAATGCTTACAGAGGCTGCAAAAAAATATAAAGTAGTTACCCAAATGGGAAACCAAGGAGGGTCAGGTGATGGGGTTCGAAAAATGAAAGAAATATATGACACAGGAATCATAGGTGATGTGCATACGGTTAAGTGCTGGACCAACAGAGCTATTTGGCCACAAGCCTTGCAAACACCAACTAAAAAGCACAGAACACCAAAAGGATTAAATTGGGATCTTTGGTTGGGTACCGCAGAAATGCGCGATTATAATGATGCTTACCTACCTTTTGATTGGCGAGGATGGTCAGATTTTGGAACGGGTGCACTAGGTGATATGGCTTGTCATATAATGGATCCTGTTTACAGAATTTTACCAATACTTTATCCTAATAAAGTGGAATGTAGCGTATCTGATTCGTTTAAAGGTAAGTTTGAAACTGCTGATTACCCCAAAAGTTTTCCAAATTCAAGTAAAATTCACCTAAGTTATCCTAGAACGGATGGTAAGGGGTCTATAAAAGTTTCTTGGATGGATGGTGGATTACTACCCGAAAGACCGGATGAACTAGGGGATGATGAGGCATTAGGAAACTGGGATGGTGGTGTGCTTTTTATAGGTTCTAAAGGAAAACTATTGGCAGATTGTTATGGTGCTAATCCAAGATTGCTTCCTTTGTCACTAAACGAGCAATTTGAAGTTGAACAAACTATTGCTAGAGTTCCTGAAGGACATTATTTACAATGGGTTAATGCATGTATTGCTGGATATGGGAATGCAGAGACCAGTTCTTCTTTTGACTATGCTGGGCCATTTACGGAAAGTATTCTTATCGGTAACTTAGCTCTAAAAGCTTATTTTGAAGTAGATCCTAAGGCAGACAAAGGTAGTTTCTGGGGAGGCTCAAAATATAATGGCAGAAAACGTTTGTTATGGGATGCTGAAAATATGAGAGTGACTAACTTTGAAGCAGCAAATAAATACGTAAAAAGAAATTATAGAGAAGGGTGGAAGCTTTAA